The following are encoded together in the Oceanivirga salmonicida genome:
- the grdH gene encoding betaine reductase selenoprotein B: MKKAIHYINQFFGGIGGEDKADFKPVLKEGVVGPGMAFNSEMKEVQITHTIICGDNYMGSNKDEAIAEIMELIKDLDFDIFIAGPAFQAGRYGVACGNICKAIKEKYNVPVISSMNVENPGVEMFKKEIIIFEGGRSAASMKDDTKAIAKYIDKVLRNEEVGGAEENGYFARGIRHQVWLDSKVSAAKRGVDMLVKKLKGEEFCTELPIPKKDSVPVATPIKDLKNAKIAILTTGGIVPVDNPDRIQSASATRWGRYDISQMDRLKSGEFKTIHAGFDPAAADNDPNVIVPLDALKNLVKKGVFGKLHDYFYSTVGTGTTQAEAARMGKEMLEHLKADNVDGVIMVSTUGTCTRCGATIVKEVEKAGIPIVQMCNLVPVALTVGVNKIVPTISIPYPLGDPATSKEEQYELREHRVSVALDALTKEIEGQTVFKV; the protein is encoded by the coding sequence ATGAAAAAAGCAATTCATTATATAAATCAATTCTTTGGTGGAATTGGTGGAGAAGATAAAGCTGACTTTAAGCCTGTTTTAAAAGAAGGCGTTGTTGGTCCAGGTATGGCATTTAACAGTGAAATGAAAGAAGTTCAAATAACTCATACAATTATTTGTGGTGATAATTACATGGGATCAAATAAAGATGAAGCAATAGCTGAAATAATGGAATTAATAAAAGATTTAGATTTTGATATATTTATTGCAGGACCAGCTTTCCAAGCAGGAAGATATGGAGTTGCTTGTGGTAATATATGTAAAGCAATTAAAGAAAAATATAATGTACCTGTTATAAGTTCTATGAATGTAGAAAATCCAGGTGTAGAAATGTTTAAAAAAGAAATAATTATATTTGAAGGTGGACGTTCAGCAGCTTCTATGAAAGATGATACTAAAGCAATAGCAAAATATATTGATAAAGTATTAAGAAATGAAGAAGTTGGCGGGGCTGAAGAAAATGGTTATTTCGCAAGAGGAATAAGACATCAAGTATGGCTTGATTCAAAAGTAAGTGCTGCTAAACGTGGTGTAGATATGCTTGTTAAAAAACTTAAAGGTGAAGAATTTTGTACAGAACTTCCAATACCTAAAAAAGATTCTGTTCCTGTTGCAACACCTATAAAAGATTTAAAGAATGCTAAAATTGCAATATTAACAACAGGTGGAATTGTTCCTGTAGATAATCCAGATAGAATACAATCTGCATCTGCAACAAGATGGGGAAGATATGATATATCACAAATGGATAGACTTAAATCAGGAGAATTCAAAACTATTCACGCAGGATTTGATCCAGCAGCAGCAGATAATGATCCTAATGTAATAGTTCCTTTAGATGCATTGAAAAATTTAGTTAAAAAAGGAGTTTTTGGTAAACTTCATGACTATTTCTACAGTACTGTAGGAACAGGAACTACTCAAGCAGAAGCTGCAAGAATGGGTAAAGAAATGTTAGAGCATTTAAAAGCAGATAATGTGGACGGTGTTATAATGGTGTCTACTTGAGGTACTTGTACACGTTGCGGTGCAACGATAGTTAAAGAAGTAGAAAAAGCAGGTATACCAATAGTTCAAATGTGTAACTTAGTACCAGTTGCTCTTACAGTAGGTGTAAATAAAATAGTACCTACTATATCTATACCTTATCCTTTAGGAGATCCAGCAACATCTAAAGAAGAACAATATGAATTAAGAGAACATAGAGTTTCAGTAGCATTAGATGCATTAACTAAAGAAATAGAAGGACAAACTGTATTTAAAGTATAA
- a CDS encoding glycine/sarcosine/betaine reductase component B subunit — protein MKKLRIHNFHVKDVKFGDKTKYENEILYINKEEAINFIKEDKHITNVDIEIARPGEDIRIVPVKEAVEPRARKDGRAAFPGVTGELSPCGEGDLYALKGVSVLGVGMHWGSFGDGLIDMSGEGQKYTIYGELINICIVADTDEEFERHEQQKKNKAIRWASHKFAEYLAKSVLSETSNDIEEYNFEAVRNRNSDIEKLPSVVLVMQPQSQMEEMGYNDLIYGWDLNHYVPSFVNPNEILDGAIISGSFMPASSKWSTYDMQNFPIIKELYNEHGKSLNFLGVILSNLNVSLEQKERSAIFVANLAKALGADGAIVTEEGYGNPDTDYIRCIVALEDVGVKVVGISNECTGRDGASQPLVVLDEKANALVSSGNVSELIKLPAAKKVIGELQSLARDGLSGGWANDEILGPSVKEDGSIIMENNAMFCGDAIAGWSIKTMKEF, from the coding sequence ATGAAAAAATTAAGAATCCATAATTTTCATGTAAAAGATGTTAAATTTGGAGATAAAACAAAATATGAAAATGAAATTTTATATATAAATAAAGAAGAAGCTATAAATTTTATAAAAGAAGATAAACACATTACAAATGTTGATATAGAAATAGCAAGACCAGGGGAAGATATACGTATTGTTCCTGTTAAAGAAGCAGTAGAGCCACGTGCTAGAAAAGATGGAAGAGCTGCATTTCCTGGAGTAACAGGAGAACTTTCTCCATGTGGTGAAGGAGATTTATATGCTCTTAAAGGAGTTTCTGTACTTGGTGTGGGTATGCACTGGGGATCATTTGGAGATGGTTTAATTGACATGTCAGGAGAAGGTCAAAAATATACTATATATGGAGAACTTATAAATATATGTATAGTTGCAGATACTGATGAAGAATTTGAAAGACATGAACAACAAAAGAAAAATAAAGCAATTAGATGGGCAAGTCATAAATTTGCTGAATATCTTGCTAAATCTGTATTATCAGAAACTTCTAATGATATAGAAGAATATAATTTTGAAGCAGTAAGAAATAGAAATTCAGATATAGAAAAACTTCCAAGTGTAGTGCTTGTAATGCAACCACAATCACAAATGGAAGAAATGGGATATAATGATTTGATATATGGTTGGGATTTAAACCATTATGTACCATCATTTGTAAACCCTAATGAAATACTTGATGGAGCTATTATATCAGGTTCATTTATGCCAGCTTCATCTAAATGGTCAACATATGACATGCAAAATTTCCCTATAATTAAAGAATTATATAATGAACATGGTAAATCTTTAAATTTCTTAGGGGTTATACTTTCAAACTTAAATGTTTCATTAGAACAAAAAGAAAGATCTGCAATTTTTGTAGCTAATTTAGCTAAAGCACTAGGAGCTGATGGAGCAATAGTTACAGAAGAAGGATATGGAAATCCAGATACAGACTACATAAGATGTATAGTTGCATTAGAAGATGTAGGAGTTAAAGTTGTAGGTATAAGTAATGAATGTACAGGTAGAGATGGTGCGAGTCAACCATTAGTTGTGTTAGATGAAAAAGCTAATGCACTTGTTTCTTCAGGAAATGTATCTGAATTAATAAAACTTCCAGCTGCTAAAAAAGTTATAGGAGAACTTCAATCACTAGCAAGAGATGGTTTATCAGGTGGATGGGCTAATGATGAAATATTAGGACCAAGTGTAAAAGAAGATGGATCAATTATCATGGAAAACAATGCAATGTTCTGTGGAGATGCAATAGCAGGTTGGTCTATAAAGACTATGAAAGAATTTTAA
- a CDS encoding DUF819 family protein — protein MISSDNIWGLWSILICIAAFSIYLEQKYEIAAKITGVIIALGFAMFLSNFGIIPLESPVYDSIWTYVVPMAIPLLLFKCNIYQIGKESGRLMVIFLISSVGTMIGSILGYFLLYKYIPELNHVAGMMSATYIGGSLNFVAVSTSFNVDSKLIAAATVSDNLLAVIYFFVLIIIPSIKFFNKHFERAYGNDSNKVEKFKENKEKIEMSLKDIAFAFASTVTIVTVSFALSSYLNSNFQGELVIFLGNKYLILTTLTVILATVFPKFFSNISGAQELGIFLIYIFFAVIGVPASIISIIQNSPLLLVYCLIIVVVNMLVTFIGAKIFNFKLEEAILASNANIGGPTTAVAMATSKNWTIYIAPVMLVGTFGYVIGNYFGLFIGRTLM, from the coding sequence ATGATAAGTTCTGACAATATATGGGGACTTTGGTCTATATTAATATGTATAGCAGCATTTAGTATTTATTTAGAGCAAAAATATGAAATAGCAGCTAAAATTACAGGAGTTATAATTGCATTAGGATTTGCTATGTTCCTTTCAAATTTTGGAATTATACCTTTAGAATCACCAGTTTATGATTCAATATGGACATATGTTGTTCCTATGGCAATACCATTATTACTTTTCAAGTGTAACATTTATCAAATAGGTAAAGAAAGCGGAAGATTAATGGTAATATTTTTAATAAGTTCAGTAGGAACAATGATAGGATCTATTTTAGGTTATTTCTTATTATATAAATATATACCAGAATTAAATCATGTAGCGGGAATGATGTCTGCTACATACATAGGTGGAAGTTTAAATTTTGTTGCAGTTTCAACAAGTTTTAATGTTGACAGTAAATTAATTGCTGCAGCAACTGTTAGTGATAATTTATTAGCAGTAATATATTTCTTTGTATTAATAATAATACCAAGCATTAAGTTTTTCAATAAACATTTTGAAAGAGCTTACGGGAATGATAGTAATAAAGTAGAAAAATTTAAGGAAAATAAAGAAAAAATAGAAATGTCTTTAAAAGATATAGCATTTGCTTTTGCTTCAACTGTAACTATAGTAACAGTTTCATTTGCATTATCTAGTTATTTAAATTCAAATTTTCAAGGAGAATTAGTAATATTCTTAGGAAATAAATACTTAATATTAACTACATTAACTGTTATTTTAGCAACAGTTTTTCCAAAGTTTTTTTCAAATATTTCAGGAGCCCAAGAACTTGGAATTTTCCTAATTTATATCTTTTTTGCAGTTATTGGAGTACCGGCGTCAATTATATCTATAATACAAAATTCTCCTTTACTATTAGTTTATTGTTTAATAATAGTAGTAGTAAATATGCTAGTTACATTTATAGGAGCCAAAATATTTAACTTTAAATTAGAAGAAGCTATACTTGCTTCAAATGCTAATATAGGGGGGCCTACTACAGCAGTAGCTATGGCAACATCTAAGAATTGGACTATATATATTGCACCAGTAATGCTTGTTGGAACATTTGGTTATGTAATTGGAAATTATTTCGGCTTATTTATAGGAAGAACATTAATGTAG
- the selD gene encoding selenide, water dikinase SelD, translated as MGPGALSELLQDLPKKQDKNLIVGYESSDDAAVYKISDDKAIIQTLDFFTTMIDDPYLYGQIAATNALSDVYAMGGEVISALNIVAFPEKMDMEILKQILKGGAEKVHEAGGVLAGGHSIHDTTTKYGLSVTGIIHPSKILLNNNCKLGDLLIVTKPLGVGIINTANMINECSKETFDICVKQMVTLNKYSAEIMKDFPVNSCTDITGFGFLGHLVEMLDNKYSAEILSKNIPILPDAYNLAKEFIITSSGQRNRNYFQDKIEFKTNDFALEEIMYDSQTSGGLLISIPSEYGEELLEKLNKLEIKSSIVGKVIEKQDKDIIVY; from the coding sequence ATAGGGCCGGGGGCTCTTTCAGAATTATTACAAGATTTACCTAAAAAACAAGATAAAAATTTAATTGTAGGGTATGAATCTTCTGATGATGCCGCAGTGTATAAAATATCAGATGATAAAGCCATTATTCAAACATTAGACTTCTTTACTACAATGATTGATGACCCTTATTTATATGGTCAAATTGCAGCAACTAATGCATTAAGCGATGTTTATGCAATGGGTGGAGAAGTTATATCAGCTCTTAATATTGTAGCATTTCCAGAAAAAATGGATATGGAAATATTAAAGCAAATATTAAAAGGGGGAGCAGAAAAAGTACATGAAGCAGGTGGTGTTCTTGCAGGAGGACATTCAATACATGATACAACTACTAAATATGGATTATCTGTAACAGGTATTATTCATCCTAGTAAAATACTATTAAATAATAACTGTAAACTAGGAGATTTACTAATAGTTACTAAACCTTTAGGAGTTGGTATTATTAATACTGCTAATATGATAAATGAATGTTCAAAAGAGACCTTTGATATATGTGTTAAACAGATGGTAACATTAAATAAATATTCAGCAGAAATTATGAAAGATTTTCCTGTAAATAGTTGTACTGATATAACAGGTTTTGGTTTTTTAGGTCATCTTGTAGAAATGCTTGATAATAAATATTCAGCAGAAATTTTATCTAAAAACATACCAATATTACCTGATGCATATAATTTAGCAAAAGAATTTATAATTACTTCAAGTGGTCAAAGAAATAGAAATTATTTCCAAGATAAAATAGAATTTAAAACAAATGATTTTGCTTTGGAAGAAATAATGTATGACTCTCAAACTTCTGGTGGACTACTTATAAGTATTCCATCTGAATATGGAGAAGAATTATTAGAAAAATTAAATAAACTTGAAATTAAAAGTAGTATAGTTGGAAAAGTAATAGAAAAACAAGACAAAGATATAATAGTATATTAG